tgcaatgtgttgcttggatttaTGTTGGTAATATCTCTTGTTTCACTCTGTGCCCATTTCCCACGATTCGTTTTGTTATTCTGTTGCATTCAgtgtttaaaaattatttaaaacataacaatttattaaaaatctgtccaactcatctgtgaatatattcaatgacccccacaccccactggtccctgtggaagagaaatccagagactaataaccctccaagggaagagatgactggattgtactttattacagaaccataaataatatatctaatctgtaccatataacagcaCGAGAAATGTCTCTGtctggtattaatttactgtccccttaaatgtcagccatcacctggagaaaccagccctttaatggtGACCATTAGGAAAGGGACCATCCTTTtacccagacaaataaatgtgagaagctgagggagcaaagggtgtcaatgtctttgacagagagagagagacctgggccaagctttccagagtttgcaccctccctggattgacttcctttcccttcagttgctgcaagtgaccaattaaaggtcagaatgagaaaagaaatggaaagggggagaaaagaaagagttttactcacagatgttggagacaagaggaggttttcagtctgtgtgaggccccagattTCCTCATTGTCCAGTTTCCACGTTCGaacaacgggggagctgattggatggtggaaaagtccttccggttcaccaactcttcccattggtcaacaaccttcctccgccccactcattgttccccctgctcgagacaaggtttccaggcaaccggctgacagctccggccagacCGAGAAGTCTCACGGTgatttcccctccccccggcccgggGATGCGCATGTCCGAGGGAGAGGAGAgattgcgcatgtgcgagggaaagctcacccctgaccttcctgctgaagcGTTGACCAATGGGAAAGATTGGATGACCGGAAGGCCTGTGGTACTCCAGGCAAtcagcgcgcgggctttgtgtgaatggagaTTGACctgcacacagactgaaacatcctcctgtctgcaacatctgtgagtaaaacactttcttttctccccctttccatttcttttctcattctcaccttcaattggtgacttgcagcaactgaagggaaaggaagtgaatccagggagggtgcagactctggaaagcttggtccagatctctctatctctctcttaaagacattcatGGAGGctcgagcaaaagctttctctgcatcgaaggagatcaccagcccatccactgtatttctgaaaagcctgaatcacattcagcaaccttccaacattgttactggaaagtCTTCCCCCTTATAAACCCAGACTGGTCCCCCCGCCATTTGGATTGgtggaaggatgtcctccagcttTCTCGCCAAAACTTTAGATTGttggaaggatgtcctccagcttTCTCGCCAAAACTTTAGATCGTAATTTGAAGTCAAGATTCAAAAGAGATATTGGCCAATAAGAGACACACTCCTCTGGGTCCTTCAGAATCAAAGAAATAGTAGCCTCCCGTAGAGTCGATGGCAGCATCcctgagtcaaaagagtgacaatacataccCAGCAATGGGTCCAACCACAAACCCTCAAGCGCCCGATAGTACTCAAACCCACAGCCAttgcggtcccggggctttacccggctgcagctccttcatggcctttgagACCTCTTCCCTAGAAAGGGGAGCATTAAGAGGCTCTCTGAGGCCTCCgtaagcttcagggaagagaataaatgctccatatccaacaacacttcaccagacttcagagactttataatcctgcatagaattccccaaatccctgtttatctcctctgTCTTCACAACCCTGTTCCCTCCCCCACGTCACACAGAGGGAATTGTTCCAatgtcggcctttttctttgtccAACAGGTCAAGTATTTGCTCAGtttattcccaaactcgtacaacgtcTGTCTAGCAAACCTTTCTCAACCTGTTGAATCAACAGggagtccaaagccactcttgccgcattcacctccttcagcaatagcttattcAAAATCTCCTCATAATTCTGCTCGGCCTTCGTGAAACAAACCCCCAGACATTGCTGGTTCTTCAGCatccgagcataaactttacatgtctcccataaaatggagggggaataCCAGGGGTCAAGTTAATCCAAAGGAAGAACTCAAACCCGTTCTTAAAATGCATAGTAAATGAAATATCTCTTATCAGAGAGGCAGCAaccctccacattctcgacctgggggtgaaccCTCGAGTAGAATTCCAGAGAAACAGGGGAATGGTCCACAATCGATGTTCACTAcggtgcaagaggacaccaggtgtaggatcgtccttgaCATATAAATGTCGttgattctagtatgacattgattaggactagaaagaaggtaaaatctcctccCCTCAGGTGCAAAGTGctctaaacatccacataacccacctcctcacaagtaaAGGCCAACGCCCAGAGGATTTAAGGGAcagttgaagtcaccaaccacaaaagagttagttgaagctaactctgcaaaTCCACAAAGGCCTCCGGGGAGTAATTTGgcgatccataaacattcattattgaaacaatatctccatgcaccgaacctctaatgatcccatatctacctcctttgtccttggtgcaggtttcaaccttaaaagagatatttttattaataaggattgcaATACCCCTGCTATCAAGTAGATGAAAAGGAGatgaaaaaacctgccccacctaATCCCAccccaatttaaagtgttcctcatcgtccagatgagtttcctgtaataaagctatgtcgactttctccttaaaaaaggagaggataaccatagatttgagatagggaagtgggattggaaattgtcggagatgggattggaaaggaattaggacactaaaagatttatttcttgggggtcgttttgcgggattgaaggaactgggagcgaagtatgggctggagcaaggggaaatatttagatacatgcagattcgagactttgccagaaaggagatacagagcttcgaagtaaagccggcttccacattgctggaggaggtgctgacgacagggggactggggaaggggtagtattgccggtttacggggctatttttgaggaggagaaggcgccctgTATATTTATGTTTGCCCGATGTattgttctcatgtatggaatgatctgtctgaactgtacacagaacaatacttttcactgtatcccggtacacgtgacaattaacaaatccaatcctcaccattgaggtgatagtatttctaatcagtaaggctactccacccactctgctgtattctctgtccctcctgtaaactctataaccggtatatttgtccagtccagaccatcctgctacttgtttttggaactgtattgagttcccctgagaccttcccctcccccaccatttgttagtttaaagtccttgttacCCCCTTATTTATCCGTTCCgtgaggacactggtcccagatcggttcaggtggagaccgtcccaactgtacagatccctcctgtcccaatactgatgccagtgccccatgaaatggaatccttcttttcctgcaccactcctttagccacgtgtttacttccctaattttctcgtcCCTATGCCAAATTACACATGGCTtggggaataatccagagattataacccttgaggatctgttctttaattttgttcctagttcctgatattcccaaacaggtcctctttccgagtcttgccgatattgtttgtcccaatgtggaccccaacaactggatcctccccctccctctccaatatcctttcaagccggttaaagatgcccctcaccctggcaccaggcaggcaacataccatgtgggactctcggtcctgcttccaaagggaATCAGTTCCCTAATTACAGAATCCCCATCAGCTACCACTTTCTctccccgcttgaatggcctcctgtaccagggtgcagtggtcagccagctcatccttcttacagtcacagctccgaaactccgtccctccaagtccgctccctggagactaggtctggggaataggtattggagacgaggtattggggaatgagaggaagcaatgttccatagaaactagaattctctgttctgaatttctatcctgtactgagtgttgacttttgtaaactccttttacagatattacaagaggaggaattacagacagaaatctcaattatcacgtctcggtcttacagagtcactcgataccttgggatctgagtatcatcggcctttgaatctagaaggagaaatgtttgcccaatctggcggcttcaaaagattttaaccatcagtgtgactggaaaagcaccgagacacacacacccgagtgagagtgttccagaacactgactgtggaaagagctttaacctgttacacagcctgaaaaagacatcacaccattcacagcggggagagaccatactcgtgtttaataataatcttttattgtcacaagtatgaagttactgtgaaaagcccctcgccgccacattccggcgcctgttcgggtaagctggtacgggaattgaacccgcgctgctggccttgttctgcatcacaaaccagctgtctagccactgagctaaaccagcccttcaccagtttgtgtgtggtcaaggcttcaactgattgtctctCTGACCTGGAGAGAGACAAGGAgagccaaaacatggagaaaccgtggaaatgtggggattgtgggaagggattcagtgtcccatctcagctggagattcatcgacgcagccacactggtgagaggccgttcacctgctctcagtgtgagaagggattcgctcagttctccagcctgaagaaacaccagcgggttcacactggggagaggccgttcacctgctctcagtgtgggaaaggattcactcaattttCCAGTCTgacgtcacaccagcgagttcacactggggagaggccgttcacctgctctcggtgtggacagagattcactcagttatctaacctgcagtcacatcagcgagttcacaccaaggagaggccattcccctgctcccagtgtgggaagggattcactgagttatccagcctgaagaaacatcggcgggttcacactggggagaggccgttcacctgctctcaatgtgggaagggattcactcagttatccagcctgcggagacaccagcgagtccacactggagggaggccattcatatgcatggtgtgtgagaagggattcagtgattcatctaccctgcggacacatcagcgagtgcacaccagggagaaaccgttcacctgctcccagtgtgggaagggattcagagattcatcccacctgcggatacaccagcgagttcacactggggagaagccttttaCCTGCACTCAGTGTAGGAAGGCATTCACTCAGTTGTCCAGTCTGAAgtcacaccaacaaattcacactggggagaggccattcccctgctctcagtgtgggaagggattcactcagttatccagcctgaagaaacaccagcgggttcacactggggagaagccgatcACCCTTCGATGAGGGAAGGGAACGCTTGATTCAttgcacctgctgagacaccaacaagttcacaagtgattacagggattggattctgctgttattgtatctgcttcaattacatctagGACTGAATTTTGTTCATTTTgagagttggtcaatggggatggccgTAGGGTTTCTTTCTGATGGACTTGGCAGTCTCACGGctttgcctccggtgggctgacgctctttgagccttgttgcaaaTTCCttgtttcaaatttcacaaggatcagagTGAAGGGATGTTTGGAAGTGAGCCGATAtttagtttgcatttctgtttggatcctcccaaattataccacattgccatgacgatgggccctggtggttacatgtttttgtttaatttatctgagttttcttctgtgagaaacaccatcagggtatgaggggcaagttgtctgagagggtctgggaaaccacattaaatggtataatgagagacaggcaatagctaatatttaaggaattattatatatctaccgggggggggagggggaggggggtcagtttgCTGCATGGCTGGTTCACGATGTGGAGTGATTCCAATAGCAGGGGTTCAActgtcgtactggctgaggttatctatgaagggtccaccttctcaacattgTCCCTCGCACGAggccctctctccctctatttcactTTCTCCCTCCCCCTTGCTAGAACTTTGGCGCCTCTCATTTCTCATATATACACCAAATATAGATTCTTTTTGGGAACAGAAATCGATCAGGAAAAGTGATACAACCGTTGCTAACAAGGAAAGTTaaatagtagtaagcctgaggattgggaacttgttttagaattcagcaaaggaggatcaagaaactgataaagagaagatagaatatgagagcaaactggtgagaaacataaaaactgactggaaaagctgctataggaatgtgaagaggaaaagagagggtgcagaggagatttacaagaatggtaccagggatgacggacttcagtgagttggagagactggagcaTCTGAATTTTCTTTTTAGATCAAACAGGAATTAGGGTTGGGAATGGGGCCAatgggcccattgagtccatgctggctctctgtagatCTCACCATCGCCTTGTTCTATCCCTGTCGTTTTATTTCCCTCAggtccccatccaatttccttttggaaacattccatcatctctgcttctacccccaTCGTAGGGAATGGGCTTCAGATGTTTACCAATTTCTTTAAATGCAAATTGGTTTCAGAGagcgaaggccattctgcccatcgtcccCATTCTGCCTCTTTGAATGAACTATCTAATTAATCCCAGTACACTGAAAGTTTATACTTCTTTCCAGAGTGTGTGCAGTTCCATTTTGAAAGCTatagttgaatttacttcctgcacaatTGTCAGACTGTGAATCTCAAATCACAATAACTCGTTCTGTTTCAAATTAAATAATTCCACAATATCCTATGTTTGGTTTTTCACAAGGTAATTGAAATGGAGTGAAAGGCATGGTTGTTACACAAAACTACGACTCAATCTTTATTAATGATCATTGTGAGTGGGCCGAGGATGATATGTCCAAGTCTGGGGACTATTTCTAAAATTAAattacatttctatagcacctttcatgaccacaggatctcCTAACACATTTTACATccagtgaagtgcttttgaagtgtagccactgttgtcatGTGGGGAACGATGGGTATGCTTCGTgacaaaatttaatttaaaaataatcttcatccatcagtaacaaggtcaaggaagctgtGTTAAACTCGAGCACATGAGTGGACTTCTAATTAAAAAATGCatactggacttccgggtgcggcgatgaccagctgagtcgcacgtttcggcagctccctgtgaaacggacttttgggctcttgataggagccccaacggcaattttaacggctgaaaacaccgtgcggtaaaccagaagggtgttccccctggacacggatggaaaaaggagaggaaagtggccggattgcagcggatcctttggaacaacggcaaggaaggcaagcagaaaccaagatggcgtcggaaggtggcagtttcatatggggccctgaacaacaagagtttttgaaacgctgcgtggaggagataaaaaaggaaatgaagaaagagctgttggccccgatattacaggcgattgaagggctgaaagaggaacaaaagacccaggggcaggagctttgggtcgtgaaggcgaaagcagcagagaatgaaaacgacatacagggcctggtggtgaagtcggagatacaggaggcacaccagaaacgatctgtggagaggttggaggcactggaaaataacgcaaggaggaacaacttgaggattcttggccttcctgaaggtgtggagggggcggacgtcggggcatatgtgagcacgatgctgcactcgttaatgggagtggaggccccgacgggtccgttggaggtggagggagcataccgagttatggtgcgaggatcgagagcaggagaagctcccagagccatagtggtgagatttctccgttttaaggatagagaaatggtccttagatgggcgaagaaaactcggtgtagtaaatgggagaacgcggtgatccgcgtctatcaagattggagtgcggaggtggcgagaaggagggcgagctttaatcgggccaaagcggtacttcacaaaaaaaagataaagtttggaatgctgcaaccggcaagactgtgggtcacatatcgagggaggcaccactactttgagacggcggatgaagcgtggacttttattgtagaagaaaaattggaatgattggactacgaaaatgaacgtttggacaaagtggtgggacgagtggggggggggggggggggcgaagagggattgtatgattaatcctgcggtatggtaacttttctttctcccacaggtggtgatggtgggaggtggggagggagaggagatggggcgttggccatgggaggcggggccgagggagaggcgcgggctt
This portion of the Scyliorhinus torazame isolate Kashiwa2021f chromosome 5, sScyTor2.1, whole genome shotgun sequence genome encodes:
- the LOC140420064 gene encoding uncharacterized protein isoform X1, with protein sequence MEKPWKCGDCGKGFSVPSQLEIHRRSHTGERPFTCSQCEKGFAQFSSLKKHQRVHTGERPFTCSQCGKGFTQFSSLTSHQRVHTGERPFTCSRCGQRFTQLSNLQSHQRVHTKERPFPCSQCGKGFTELSSLKKHRRVHTGERPFTCSQCGKGFTQLSSLRRHQRVHTGGRPFICMVCEKGFSDSSTLRTHQRVHTREKPFTCSQCGKGFRDSSHLRIHQRVHTGEKPFTCTQCRKAFTQLSSLKSHQQIHTGERPFPCSQCGKGFTQLSSLKKHQRVHTGEKPITLR